Sequence from the Equus asinus isolate D_3611 breed Donkey chromosome 5, EquAss-T2T_v2, whole genome shotgun sequence genome:
GGTTTTTGAGACCTCAGGGTGTTGGGATCTACCACGCCAGGTGACCAGAGCAAGGGACGCCAGGCCACCTCTTGCCTCTGCGCTGACTCCAGGGAGGGGGCCACTTCCTGGGCACCTACACGCCTCTGCAGTGAGCTCAGCCCCAGTCCAGCTTCTCCgggatggggggtggggcatGCAGGTGAGGCAGGTAAGGAGGGATGTGATGCTCATCTTGTTTCCTCACAGCGTTTCAAATGCTCTGGCCTGTTTCTTACCTCAGGACGTCCACCTCTGTGTGTTGGCCATGAGTCTTTGCTCAGGGCCCGTGTATGGGGCACACGGTGGCTGCAGCCTCCGAGCCCAGCTGGAGCTGATTTAGAACCAGCGCCTGTGAAATGCCCCCACTGCGAGGGTCTGTCACTATGGGTCAGTGCAGCCTCCTCTTTTGGTTCCCCGGTCCCCGTTTTGTGGGATTCCCCCAGGAGCACCGGCGCTGCCTGCCCTAAGTGGCTGGCCCAGGTGGGGATGCCTGGCAGGTGAGCGCCGACCTTCCCTTGGGCCAGAGGGAACCTGACTGGTTTCAGCCCAACCGGTCCTTAGGGATGGGGCTGCCGGGCCTGATGCAACGGACAGAGGACACAAGCATTTGCTCCCAGAAACTCGCAGGATGCTCGGGGTAGCCAGTCGTTCAGTGGCTCTCTGTTGAGAACCCCCAAAGGGAGTCTGTGGAGCCCACGCACTCCTCTCAACACAGCTGTCAGTAGCGGCTGAGAGCCCTCATGGCCCTGAGTCACCGTAGGGACAGCCTGGCCGTCTCCTCAGTTCACTGTTCCCTGCTTCGCTCCATGACCCAGGGTTAAGGCCTTCCCTGCAGGTTTGCAACTTCTGAACAGTAAGGCTGACTCTGTCTTACGTTGAACCAGACGGATGTCCATCCTGAGATACCAGAGGTGCCAGTTGGGAGGGGGCCCGAGATGGCCTTACAGGAGACCCCAAGGGCTGTGGCAGGGGCTGTGCTGGTTGTGGCCTGTGTGACCTTGCTCTCCCCCCCACAAGGCGGAGTGTCCCCTCTGCAGGGAGAAGTTCCCTCCCCAGAAGCTCGTCTACCTGCGGCACTATCGCTGACCTGACAGAGCGGCCCGACGTCCTGATCGTCAGGAGGAAGACTTATTCTCAAGACTACCTTTACTTGTACAGAAACCACAGAATTCtctaatttatatttcttgtCATGAAGATACCATGCCAGTGGCTCAGGAGGACAGAGGCTAGGCCTGGCTGCAAaacggcaggcccagggccttCAGGCGGGGTTGGCGGGGCTCCACCCAGCTCAGTGACCCCCGAGCCTGGGGACGCTGATGGCGAGACCCAGTTGGGGCAGAGGCTCAGCTGAGAGCCCCACACCCCGCTGTGGCACAACTTAGTCACTTCTCCAGGACTTCACTCTCTGCACATGGTTTTATGTTCCCTCCATTTCCCAAACCACACAGGTGAGACCAACCTTTATTCAGGACAAACTTTATTCACTTCCATGATGACAAACGATTCCACGTCAGGCGTACGGTAAGGGTGTGGCCTGAACAGGCGTGCTTAGAGCAGAGCACGGAGCAGTTTGCTTTTGATGGTGTGGTCAGTCCGCCAGCCCCAGTGACCCCGCAAACCTTGCCCTTGTCACCAGAGCCAGGCTGAGTGGCACAGGCACATCCACTcaggaatagaaagaaaccaAGGACCCGTATCTCCACCTGAAATGTTTGGCACGCACCTTTTAACACATGTCAAGTTTGCTTCCCATTTTAGAAAAACGGAGTCTGCATCTTGGCCTTGCACAAAGGCGGAAGGGCCTCCAGCTCAGAGCTCCTGGTGGGGCAGAGCCAGCTTGAGTGACACGTGCTGCTAACACCTAAGCCACAAACACCACCCCTCAGGCTCCGCAGTCTCCCAGAGGCAGGGACACGGCTGCTTACCCCAGGTCACTGCTATGTCCAGCCTACTTCCTGCCACCTTTTTGTtattttgaggtttttaaaaCTGTACTTAATTTGTGCCAGAGACAGGACTTTGCCATAGGCATCCTTAAGAAACGAATTGCACGGAAGCATTAATACATTAAGAAGACCTtcaggggccgccccgtggcatGGGGGTGAAGTTCAGCgtgccctgctttggcagcccaggttcacgggtttggctcccaggcatggcacagacctacactactcgtcagccatgctgtggtgcgaccagcatataaagtggaggaagactggcacagatgttggttcagggctaatcttcctcaagcaaaaaaaaaataaaagaatgcctTCAGGGTGAACTGAAAATCAGATTTCCTAAGGGTGGTATAAAAATACCCTTGCCAGGCCCTCTGGTTGGGGTGTCACGTTCCCCTGCTGCAAGTGTCATAGCACAGGCTGCTGGCAAAGGCCTACGCAGGCCACTTCTCAGAGTTTGACTTAGTGGACACAGCTGTTCAGGAATAGGGATGGCTCTGTACTCCTCAGTTAATAAAGGTCAGCTGCCAGAGACAGGCCGCTGTGACCACGGGCCAGATTGAGAGCAGACCTGACAGGGAGGGGCCCCAAGAGAGGGCCTCGGTTCCTAAAATACTTTCCTTACACTCTGACCAAGCACACGCTATTTCCCAGCACATCTCAGGCCTGAGCATTTACtatgaaaacagtatgaaaaattttttaaatgtctatagaGTTTGAACACCTCAAATGCTGCCACATGGTCTGAAAGTACAGATTTGGGTCATCTAAATAAGAAGTTGAAGACACAGGGTCAGGTATACAAAAGGAATGGCCTCTCAAAAACAAGAGGAGCTCAATTTCCAATATGCAGAAATCGGCAAGAGAAAAGCCAGACAGTAAGCCTGTTCAATTCTAAAACCTTAAGACGAAGGAAAACTGCTCAGAGTGACGAGTCTGAACTGCCTGAAGACCTGGGAGGAAATACACTGGTTCGTACTTCAGCATCTGTGCCCCAGTGACAACCATGGTCATGTTTGATGTCTGTTCTCTTGCCGTTGGTAAAAACGGCTCACCACCAGAGAGCCAGCACGTCTCGGGCTGGGCTTGCCTTTGTGCAGCGAGCTGAGTGCTTTAGATAAAGACTACACGAGAAAGGGGACACTGTCTTTAATAAAGTTGGAATTAAAAAGTCACTTAGTAAAATGTTTACgagtatttctttttatcacatcAAAAAAGTTGACATGCAGGTCAGAGTTGTGTTTCTCCGTAGAAAGTGAAAAACCGCGTGTTAAAACCCACAGAACTGGTCTGCTCTTACCAGTGTCTCTGTAAATGGGCAGCTGCATGGGAACAAATGTCAATTAATCAAAACAGAACCCTACGTATCAAAGAAATGTGTCAAAATAATCTCAAACaatcaaaatataatatatatttataattccaGGCCCTCAAAAGCAATCACGGTAGTTAAGAACAGAGTTTTGAGTTATTATGATAGAGGCCAACTTTAAACATCTCTAGTGAGATGAAATGGGGAAACTGGCATTCGAACCCAGAGTCACTAGGAGTCACCCTCAGGTGCTGAGCTCCTCCACGCACGCAGCAGCAGGTGAGCGTCATCCTCCAGGCGGGCAGGGAGACCAGGAGCGTCCTTGGGGAGGCGGTGGCTGGGGTGCAACCCCGTTGCGGGCTCGCTCCGTGGTCACACAACGCTGTGCCCACCCGCCCTCCCAGAGCCCCTGCCCGCCCATCTGCCCGGCCTGCAGTTTACTAGCATTCCATCCATTTCAACACTTCAACGtcactgaaaaataaatcaatgcaaTTTGGTTTAAATGCCGGTTTCTTCAAAAACCTGATATTTCCGTTACAAATAATTGAagctcctttttaaaaagaaaattcgaCTCCCTTGTAACCAACTACTTTATGTGAAGAAGGCATTGTTACAATGGCTCAAAACCGTCCTTGGACTCTGCATGGCGGGTCCAGCCCAGCATCTAACTCGAGAAGGTCTTGCCCACGTCCTCCTTCCCCTTGTACGTCCTCTTGCCGTGCGTGAACGGGATGTAGCGGTACTTGATCATGTGCTGGGGACAAAGAGACTCGAGTTATTGCAGAACAGCCTTCCGAGGAGCCACCTTTTCTCCAAATCGGAATCCCCATCTTCTACGCATCAGGCAATGAAACTAGGACTCCAACAACAAGCTTCTAGTCCTTCATAGACACAGCAAGCCCCCTCAGCCCAGCTGAGCCAGCAGATCTCCACTGAATTCCGTAACCCCTCACGTGCAGGAAGGGCTACAGCTCCTGGGCTGGGGACCCAGGACGGGAGGCACACGGCCCCTGCTGATGACAtaccctggggagggaggggtgaagCTGCACTATCATGTCTGCCCAGACCTGTGTGAGGGCAACATCGGCATAACACCGTCGTTGTCTGGCACATCCTTGGCTCTGACTCAGGACAACGTGCCAGTGAAGACAGGACTGCAGACCTGAGGGCACAACCGGGGGCCTTTCCCTCCCTGCACCCAGAGAGCTGCCTGCCAAGGGCCTGCTCACTCGACAGCTGGACTGCGGGACAGATTTGTGCTGGGGGACCTTGGCGGGCAGCAGGGCACCGTATCCCCGTCAGACTGCACGGAGCTTCATGAGGCTCCATGTGCACCCAGAGCAGACTGTGCACTGCCCTCCCACGTCAGACCTGAGCGTGGCTCTCCTCTCAGCGCCACAGTAAGAGGGCAGCTCAGGGCAGCACGTCTCAGTGCTTACCTTTATTTGCCTCTTCATTGTGATACAGAAAAGCATGATGAAGTACATCACCAGGATGGGCCAGAACACTGGGACGTTGAAAGCCTCAAAGAAGGTGCAGACCATGGCCACAAGGATGCCCTTGGTCGCTGCGTGccttggagaaggagagaaggtcaGCCAGCACCGGGCCCCTGGCACTTGGGCCCACGAGGAGAGTGCACATCTCTACTGGGGGGCTGTGGTGGCACTGCGTGTTTTATGTATGACGGCTACGTGTCACCACAAGTACAGCACTCTTTGTCCCTTAAAAGCTCAAAGCTTTCTTCTAAAATTACACAAGTATAAAGTGCCAGTGAAGAGGTGCTGATGCCACTCAGGCCACTGGCTCGGGGACGACTCAGATACACAGTACGTCTCAAGGCTCATGTATGCTGCCTAGGCCGCTGGCTGCAATAAACCCCAGTCCCTGAGCCTCACGCTGGAGTCCCACGCACCCAGCAGGCAGTCCCCATCGTGGCTGTGCAGCGTTCTGAGGAGAACCAGGCGgcacccaggcagtctggcctcAGGGCCAGCTATCAGGCTCCTGGCCCTCCTTAGAATCCTCCTGGGCTCTCCCTTTCCTAGAGAACAAAGGCCAACCTCCTTGGAGGGCTGGCAGGGCCCCTCCTCACCTGCTttctgctccccctccccagcacttCCCACCCGCTCCACAGGTTGGCTGAGCACCTGCCACATCCCACACAGCGCCAGGGATGCCAAGTAAAGGTGTGGCAGCTTGCTCCCTTCAGGATTTTGATCCAAGAAATGCAGGACAGATGGGGTCACAGAGCCGGTTTCTCCGACAGTGTGGCGTCACTTGTCCACCTGTCACACTCATCCTCGGTGCAACGTCACCACCTCTACGAGTGCTGGGGGATAAGCCAGCCCCCGTCCCAGCGTGCGGCACTTCCAATGACAGCAGATGTGCTGAAGGCTGCGCCTGCCCTGGAGGAGACCTAGCCCCGCGTGCATGCAGACTCCTGCCTCTGCTCAGGTCTCCCTCAAGAACTGAGCGGGGGGAAGCTGGTCCACCTCTGCCAGAGACCAGAAGGGGCCCTGAGAGCAGAGCCGCACGGAGACCAGCTAGTCTACGGAGGGAGGCAGACCCTGGCGGTGCAGCCTGCCCTCCTGAGGCCCAAGTCTGTGACATACCCAGGATCCTCTGTCCTGGAAGCAGCCCCTTTTTTTGCTAGCTTCAGAGCGCGCTGGTGTTAACCTGCAGCCAAGAGAAGCCACCGGGCGGTGGGCTCTCCTACAGAGGGCCCGTGACCCAGCTCCATGCCCGGCGAGCACAGCACTCGTGTTTTGGGTGAATGAATGTTAAAAACAAAGACCACAAAACTCTCATTTCTTTAAGTATCTAAGCTACTAGCTAACTAGAACAAAGGTCGTCTGTTCTCAGTCCTGTTAACCACACCTGAGGACAAGCAGCTTTCTCAACTACCTTTAGGAATTAACTCACCAAAATTTAAACTCTGGGAGCCTGCGAATGAAGGGCCGGAACTCCTCGTTCTGTTTGGTTGGTAACGAGGGGCCGTCATCTGAAAGGCAGAGCAGTGATCTGAGACAAAGCACGGGACTCACCTTTTTATTTCCATCACATTTGTTAAGTTTTTCCCTAAAGCTTTTGAACTAGCATGCCTATGATATGAAATACAGATTTATATCatttaaccaaaaataaaatggggATCTCTGGCCGATTTAGAAATCAATTCATCACTTTAGAAGATTCAtattagaatttctttttaaaaagaagttctatatattttgaatgattgCATAAAAACTGAACTACACGCCAATTTATAGGAACATGTCAACTTGCCAACATAAAGGCAcataaagaaaaggaggaggaatgtTTACAAAACGGGATGTGTGCAGGACTGTAGGTGCTCTTGAGAGACTGGACTTGTGGGAACAGACGCTCCCCTCCCTCCGCTCCCCTCCCTCCGCTCCCCCACAGGCAGGTTCCCGCCCCAGGCATGGACGGAGGAACGAGTCCCACAGAAAGGGTCTCAGTTATTTTCTAATCCCCCCAAATGGCAACATTAAATGAAAGGGTTGTGtctcctttaatatttttattaaatattctatACAGAAAAATCATAGGCTTCTGGTCACAATTTGAAAACAGTCTTGAGAAAGCGTCCAGCACTCAGAAAGTGTGTCCCTCCCCTGGCAGGGAGCCACATCGGGTTTTCCAACAGTGTGACAGATGTGCTGGAACAGTGACTTACCGCTGTGCCCTGGCCCCCTATCCCAGTTGGCCAGTAAACATGGCCTCCCCACCTGGCCCAGTATGGCCAGGAGCAGCGAGGGCCAAGAACATTTCAAACCGTCATCCTGGGAAACAGAGAGTGCACCCTCAGCGGCCCGGCTGGGTGTCAGGGTCAGCCAAGCCAGCTTCCCATGAGAAGGGACCTAACCAGTGCGTTCAGAGATGACCAAAGACAGGCTGCTTAGGAAGGAGCGACTCTGAGGGCAGAGTCAGTCAGTCCAAGTGCACATCCCTGCTCCTAGACACCCTgccgtgtgaccctgggcaggttaCAGAAccctgtgtgcctcagtttccttatctgcagaaTGGGGCAACAGAAGGACTGCTGACCTCCCATGCTTGTTTAGAGGATTTAATGAGTCATTCTACAAACAGATTTATCCTCATCACCAAAGCTCTAAGTGCATTTTAAACCCCAAGAGAAGAATCTCAGAAGTTTGGATTTCAAATGTTTCTAGAGAAAATGGAGCAATCCTGTGAAGTATACAAAATAACAATTCTCCCCAAACAGAGTACAGTGGACAATCTCTACTCTACCTGAATCTTCCATCAAGGAAGGATCCACTTTCGGAGAAAGGAAAGCTATGAAAAGGTTTAGGTGGTAGATCCCCAAGGCGTAGGTCACGATGTACCAGCcctggaagaggaggagacacaggGTCAGTGGCGCGCTGCAGCCCTCTGCCACTCAAGCCAATTCCTACTTTGAAATGAACTGAAAATCGCACACAATTGGGGCcgcccatggctgagcggttaagtttgcaccctctgctgcggcggcccagggtttcactggttcagatcctgggcgcggacatggcactgctcgtcaagccacactgaggcagcatcccacatgctacaactggaaagacccacaactaaaaatacacaactatgtaccagggggctttgggagaaaaaggaaaaacaaaatctttaaaaaaaaaatcacacaatttACTTACAGTATGAAAGTTATAACAAGTGACAGAGGACAGTGATGTGCATGACACAGTTTATCTCAAATTACTTTGTGGGTCCTGATAGTGAACAAGCCAGGGCCCAAACAGCAAACTTCACCAAGGGTCCAGTTAGATGCACAAAATACCTGAGGCCACCAGCTCCCCACCAGGAATGCAACAGAAAAGAAGGGTTTTCTCAAAGCCACAGACCCATGCTGCACCACGAGGCTCCTTACACACCGAGTGGGTGTGGCCCAGGCACTGAGGGATGCTGGTGTGCACACCTGATCCAGAAGCCCTGCCTTAAGCCAACAGCCACCTGACCCGGAATACAGGATCTGAACCATCGCTTGAGACGTGCTGGCGGTAATCCCTCTAGTGGGCAACTCCCATCACCACACACTTTGTCAGGAGGGTCAACGATCAATGCCCAGGAGAGATCCAGAGCCAGAAAACGAGGCAATCAAGAAGAAGGTTAAAAACACGTTTGGAGCCAGACCTTCCTCAGGAGATGCAAAGAAGCGGGAATACCCACAGCTTGTAGAACACACTTGTTGAAAGTGCAACACACTTTCTTACAACTAAATTCACTTAAAAGCAGCAAGTTTATCCAATTAGAACCAGACTGCAGGGGCCagcaccgtggccgagtggttaagttcgcgtgctccacttcggcagcccagggtttcactggtt
This genomic interval carries:
- the RER1 gene encoding protein RER1 isoform X2, yielding MSEGDSIGDSVHGKPSVVYRFFTRLGQIYQSWLDRSTPYTAVRWAATLGLSFVYMVRVYLLQGWYIVTYALGIYHLNLFIAFLSPKVDPSLMEDSDDGPSLPTKQNEEFRPFIRRLPEFKFWHAATKGILVAMVCTFFEAFNVPVFWPILVMYFIMLFCITMKRQIKHMIKYRYIPFTHGKRTYKGKEDVGKTFSS
- the RER1 gene encoding protein RER1 isoform X1; translation: MVGGSRPRPGGHLGGPGGGAAQDGAEVLAARSRTKKSAGAAACPRPPSRGLREPALGRSGAASYRMSEGDSIGDSVHGKPSVVYRFFTRLGQIYQSWLDRSTPYTAVRWAATLGLSFVYMVRVYLLQGWYIVTYALGIYHLNLFIAFLSPKVDPSLMEDSDDGPSLPTKQNEEFRPFIRRLPEFKFWHAATKGILVAMVCTFFEAFNVPVFWPILVMYFIMLFCITMKRQIKHMIKYRYIPFTHGKRTYKGKEDVGKTFSS